In Deltaproteobacteria bacterium, the genomic window CCGCGACGCCGTCCGGCATCACGCAGCTCCAGCTCAGCGAAGGCGCCGCCGGCAAGGCGAAGATCCAGGTGAAGGGGAAGGGACTCGCTCTGCCCGACGTGGATCTCTCGATGCTGACGTCGCCGCTCACCGTGCAGCTCAAACCGTCGAGCGGCGGCGTCTGCTTCGGCGCGACGTACAGCTTCCCGCCGGTCACGAAGAACGACGGCGTGACGTTCAAGGACAAGGCGGATTGAAGGTGCGAAAACGCGGTTCACTTGCTCGTGGGAGAAGCCGATGACCGAACGTTATACCCCGAATGCTCCTGCTCTCGTCGTGTTGTTGGCATGTCTCGCGCTGCTGGTGCCATCGGTTGTTGTGGGCGGTGTATGGGAGGGCGACGGACCGCCCGGCGGTAGTGTGGTGTCTCTCGCATTCGACCCTTCTGACACCGACACCATCTTCATCGGTGCCGAAGTCGATGGCCTCTTCAAGAGCACGAACGGCGGCGTCAACTGGACCCCCGTGGACGGACCCTGGGCGTCCTCAGAGCGCGTCTTCCTTTCGATCGTGTTCGACAGCGGCAATCCGGACGTCATGGTGGTATGTGTGGCAACGAGCTATCCCGCCAGCGGCTTAGTTTACCGATCGACGAACGGCGGAACGACGTGGCAATACGCCGGCGTGTCCGGGTGTCGCGTGTTGGCGGCGGCCCCGTCGAGCCCGGGAACGATGTACGTCAGTCTCGGAAGTGGAACCGGAGGCATCAGGCGCAGCCTCGACGGTGGCGCCACCTGGAATCTTCAGGCGTCCAACATCGGGTACATCTACGGTCTCACCGTCGATCCGATCAACGCGTCCGTCCTGTACGCGGCGACCGGCGACAACGGGATCATCAAGTCCGTCGATGGCGGTGCGAATTGGACCGCGGCGAACACCGGCATCCCGACGACCCACCTGCGAGCTGTCGCTGTGGACGCGACGGATCCCACCCATCTCTATGCGGGTACGGCCGATGGCCGGGTCTACGTATCGGGTGATGGCGCGTCGAGCTGGGTGCTGACGGGATCTGACGTCGCGGGTGGGATCGTCAAGGCGATCGCGATCCATCCGACCGTGGGTACCATCGTCTATGTCGCCGGATACGACGGCATCGCGAAGAGCATCGACGGTGGCAATTCCTGGAGTCTCGTTTTCGACGAAAGCTACGTGTCCGCGATCGCGCTCGAGCCCGGCAATCCCGCGCGGATCATCGCGGCTTCCAACGACCTCGGGGTCGCCATCACCGACGATGCCGGTGCCTCATGGGAGCTCGAAGGGCCGCCGTGGATCGCCAGGGGGGTGGCGTTGGATCCCTCGAGTCCGTCGATCCTGTACGCGGCAAGCGCGGCGACGAAGGGACTGTACCGAACCTGGGACGAGGGCGTGACGTGGCAGCGCCTTCCGATCAATGGCCTCACCTACGACGTCTTCTGGGACATCGCGGTCGATCCCAACGACAGCGACACCCTCTACGCTTCGGGTTGGGGAGCCACCAACAAGTCCACCGACGGTGGTCTGACCTGGGGGCCAGTCAATCTCGGGGGGCGTCGGGTCGAGCTCGCTCCGAGCGGGCTCTACGGGTATGGCGGCGCCCTCGTGCGCAGCGTGGACGGCGGCGCGACGTCGCAGAACATCGCTCCGCCGACGGGCATCGTCGAAGACATCGCCGTGGTCGACGCCAATACGATCTACGCGGCCGTTTGGAACGGCTCCTCGGGCGTGCAGAAGACCGTCGACGGCGGCGTGACATGGGCTCCTACCGCGTTCGTGGGGGATTCTTTCGCCGTCGCGGCCGACCCGACCCAACCGAACGTGGTGTATGCCCAAAACGGCAGCGCGGTTTTCCGAACCAGTGATGGAGGCGCGACGTGGAGCCTCGCCTTCGACATGCTCGGGGTGGTGTCGCTGTGGGTCGATCCGGCCGCACCAGATCGCCTGTACGCTGCCGGCGGTACCGCCGTTGTCGTGGCGCGGCTCGTCAACGGGAGCTTCGTGACCAGTCGACACGAGTTCGAGGGTGCGCCTGTGCTGGACATGGCGGTCGATGCGCCGGGAGGTCGGCTTTTCGTCGCCACCGCGGGCTCGGGTGTCCTCCGGCTGGTGCCGGTGTGCCAGGACGGATTCCTCGATCCCGGCGAAGGCTGCGACGACGGCAACGCCTTCACCGGCGATTGCTGCGCGCCGTCGTGCGTCGACGAGGCCAACGGGAGCCCGTGCGAGGACGGCTTGTTCTGCACCGCGAGCGATACCTGCTCCGCGGCGGCTTGTGTGGCGGGCGGACCGCGCGACTGCTCCGCGGCGTCGGGAACGTGTGCGACTGGTGAGTGCAACGAAGCGCAGGATGCTTGCGAGCCGGCGCCGCAGAATGGCGGCCCCTGCAGTGACGGTAGCGCGTGTACGACAAGCGATCAGTGCGTCGTGGGTCAGTGCGTCGGCACATCTTCCCTGTGTGGCGACGGCAACATCTCGCTGGGGTGCTTGGAAGAGTGTGACGATGGCGGAACGACGGACGGCAATGGTTGCTCGGCGACTTGTCGCGTGGAGACGGGCTGGTCCTGCTCGGGGACGCCGTCGGTCTGCGTGGCGACCTGCGGCAATGGCGTCGTCGATGCGGGCGAAGCCTGCGACGATGGCGATCTCGGGAACCTCGACGGTTGCACGGCGACGTGTACGGTCGAGCCGGGCTGGACGTGTTCCGGCTCGCCGAGCGTCTGCGCAGCGGTCTGCGGCGACGGCATCCGCGTCGGGAACGAGCAATGCGACGCGGGCGACGCCGACGACGGCGACGCCGACGGATGCGAGGCGAACTGCACCCTCACGCCGAAGACCGTGACGGCTAACACCACACCGGCGGGCACGGTGAGCAGTGACCTCGAAGGCAACGGAGCCACCGCGCTCGATCCGCTCGAGACCGGGGTCACGACGCCGACCGGCGGGACCGTCAGCATCACGCGCCAACCGACGAGCGGCACTGGTGGTGTCGGCTTCGGGCTCCTCGGGCAGGAGCTGATCATCACCGCGCCGCCAGCGACCGCTGCGGCGCCGCTACGCTTCGCGTTCACCATCGATCCCTCGCTGGCGTCGGGCCTGACGCCCGCGAACATTCCGGTCTTCCGCAACGGTGCGGAGGTGCCTGCCTGCACTGGTACCGCCGGGGAAGCGTCGCCCGATCCTTGCGTGACCAGCCGCGGCCTACTCGCGAACGGCGAGGACATCGAGATCGTGGTGCTGACCTCGGCGGCGAGCACGTGGACCTTCGCGGTCGACGTCTGCGGCACTGCGCCGCGGGTCGATTGCCGGGCGCCGATCCAGAGCGGGAAGGCGTCGTTCCAGATCAAGAACGCGGCCGACCCGGCCAAGGATCAGCTGCAATGGAAGTGGCTGAAGGGCGCGGCGACGAGCGGCGGCGATCTCGGCGATCCGACGGCGGCCACCGACTACACGCTCTGCGTCTACGATGCGGGTGGCCTGCATCTGCGTTTGGCCGTGCCGCCCGCCGGCACCTGCGCCGGGAAGGCGTGCTGGGCCGCGAAGCCTGGAAGCTTCAGCTACAAGGACAAGGACGGCGCCGCCAACGGGGTTCAGCAGCTGCAGCTGAAGGCGGGTGTCCCCGCGGGGAAGGCAAAGATCCAGATGAAGGCGAAGGGCGGGGATATGTCGTTGCCGACACCCCTCGCCATCACGCCGCCGCTCATAGTGCAGCTGCACGCGTCGAACGGCACCTGCTGGGGCGCGACGTACAGCAGCCCCAGCAAGAACGATCCGGCCTCGTTCGCGGCCAAGGCGGATTGAGGATCCGAGGAGCGGAATGTGCACGCGAATGCTACCGACCGAGAGATACCTCCTCGAGGGTCACTTCCTTGAAGACCGCGGGATCGCCGAGACGTTTGGCGGCGTCCAGGATCTCGATGCCCGCAAGCCGCCCGTCCGCGTCGTAGTCGGCGGCGATGCCGTCGGCGAGATGCTGCGTCGTGACGGGGGTCTCTTTGAAACGAATGTAGAGCGCGTCGACGGCGTGGTCGTAGGTGATCTTCACGAGGGCTCCTTCAGAAGTAGTAGACGTACACGGTCACGACGACGATCACACCTGCCTCGTCGACGAAGATCGGCCGTACCCGCTTGGTGTCGTACCACTTCCCGTTCCAGTGTGCCCGATCACCCGGGACTCGGACGCGCCGCGGAAGGAAAGCTGCTGCATCGCATGGCTGGAGAATCGAATCGACGTGGGAGTCTTGGCCATTCGTCACATCGCATGAGGACGACGGCTCACCATTCAACGACGAAGCGGATCGAGGGAAGGATCGTCAGACATGACCAAGATGAATAGGAACACGATGAACGTCACCACCTGGCGGATCGGTGTTGTGATGCTGCTCGCGACAGCGATCATCGCGCCGGACGCGTACGCCTACCGGTCGACTTTCACCGTCGACAAGTGTCTCGCGGGGAAGATCAAGACGCTCGGCAAAGACGCCGCCGCCCAGACTGGCTGCCAGAGCAAGGCGGCGGCGAAGGGCGACCCGCTCGCCGGCGAGTGCGTGACCAAGGCGAGCGGCAAGCTGACGAGCGCCTTCGGCAAGCTCGACGTGAAGTATCCGTCGTGCCCGGGCGGCACCGGGAACGGGTCGGCATTCGCGGCTCGGACGCTCGCGTACACGGATTCCGTCGCTGCGACGGTCGGGTTCACTCCGGGCGGCAGCAAATGCGACGCCGCCAAGAACAAGTGCGTCGGCAAGTACGTCGCGGGCATCACGGGCTGCTACGCGAAGGCCGCCGGCAAGGGCGGTGTCGTCGACAACGCGCCGGGCGGCTGCACGGCCAAGACCGCGGCGAAGCTCGTCGACGGTCTCAAGGGCTGTCTCGACAAGGGGGCCGCGGCCGGCGACTGCGCAACCGCCGGCAGCCAGGGCGCGACGCTGAAGACGGCGGCCGATGCGTTCCTCGACACGCAGGCCTGCCTTCTCGATCCGGCGGGCCCGCTCGCGCGTCCGGAGGATCCGGTCGTCCTCACGGGTGCCGAGATCGCGGGCCTGAACGGCATCGCGCCGGGCGACCTCGTC contains:
- a CDS encoding DUF4215 domain-containing protein translates to MTERYTPNAPALVVLLACLALLVPSVVVGGVWEGDGPPGGSVVSLAFDPSDTDTIFIGAEVDGLFKSTNGGVNWTPVDGPWASSERVFLSIVFDSGNPDVMVVCVATSYPASGLVYRSTNGGTTWQYAGVSGCRVLAAAPSSPGTMYVSLGSGTGGIRRSLDGGATWNLQASNIGYIYGLTVDPINASVLYAATGDNGIIKSVDGGANWTAANTGIPTTHLRAVAVDATDPTHLYAGTADGRVYVSGDGASSWVLTGSDVAGGIVKAIAIHPTVGTIVYVAGYDGIAKSIDGGNSWSLVFDESYVSAIALEPGNPARIIAASNDLGVAITDDAGASWELEGPPWIARGVALDPSSPSILYAASAATKGLYRTWDEGVTWQRLPINGLTYDVFWDIAVDPNDSDTLYASGWGATNKSTDGGLTWGPVNLGGRRVELAPSGLYGYGGALVRSVDGGATSQNIAPPTGIVEDIAVVDANTIYAAVWNGSSGVQKTVDGGVTWAPTAFVGDSFAVAADPTQPNVVYAQNGSAVFRTSDGGATWSLAFDMLGVVSLWVDPAAPDRLYAAGGTAVVVARLVNGSFVTSRHEFEGAPVLDMAVDAPGGRLFVATAGSGVLRLVPVCQDGFLDPGEGCDDGNAFTGDCCAPSCVDEANGSPCEDGLFCTASDTCSAAACVAGGPRDCSAASGTCATGECNEAQDACEPAPQNGGPCSDGSACTTSDQCVVGQCVGTSSLCGDGNISLGCLEECDDGGTTDGNGCSATCRVETGWSCSGTPSVCVATCGNGVVDAGEACDDGDLGNLDGCTATCTVEPGWTCSGSPSVCAAVCGDGIRVGNEQCDAGDADDGDADGCEANCTLTPKTVTANTTPAGTVSSDLEGNGATALDPLETGVTTPTGGTVSITRQPTSGTGGVGFGLLGQELIITAPPATAAAPLRFAFTIDPSLASGLTPANIPVFRNGAEVPACTGTAGEASPDPCVTSRGLLANGEDIEIVVLTSAASTWTFAVDVCGTAPRVDCRAPIQSGKASFQIKNAADPAKDQLQWKWLKGAATSGGDLGDPTAATDYTLCVYDAGGLHLRLAVPPAGTCAGKACWAAKPGSFSYKDKDGAANGVQQLQLKAGVPAGKAKIQMKAKGGDMSLPTPLAITPPLIVQLHASNGTCWGATYSSPSKNDPASFAAKAD
- a CDS encoding DUF2283 domain-containing protein; the protein is MKITYDHAVDALYIRFKETPVTTQHLADGIAADYDADGRLAGIEILDAAKRLGDPAVFKEVTLEEVSLGR